In one window of Ovis aries strain OAR_USU_Benz2616 breed Rambouillet chromosome 5, ARS-UI_Ramb_v3.0, whole genome shotgun sequence DNA:
- the TMEM221 gene encoding transmembrane protein 221 isoform X1, giving the protein MARSYGGRVLAAMVLLGIPAAVLAALGAQLLFQLQAGRAELRGPRIDGLGPELGAGPRLPEDAAGALLPLAAALSALALVLGLTCLLLAALCGHLGAEMARGPGSNRSDWFLYDCRLLRHVALGLFCCGASVYLAALSIYALLLFEIETGAAAASILGVGALALVAALTHTLLQAARTTRRGLHELSPPHFEDDPVRPAEVSKAGPRAQPQQGIHPWTLYSSFPKLGDSLRPMVTDTAPAVMGGGRESCLPAPRMHRTLSASEGRWGEVTHEMRSILGHRPGGSGKDSTLV; this is encoded by the exons ATGGCCAGGTCGTACGGCGGCCGGGTGCTGGCCGCGATGGTCTTGTTGGGCATCCCCGCGGCGGTGCTGGCGGCGCTGGGCGCGCAGCTGCTGTTCCAGCTGCAGGCGGGCCGCGCGGAGCTTCGAGGACCGCGAATCGACGGGCTGGGCCCGGAGCTGGGCGCCGGCCCCCGGCTGCCGGAGGACGCGGCCGGGGCGCTGCTGCCGCTGGCAGCCGCACTCTCCGCGCTTGCCCTGGTGCTGGGCCTCACCTGCCTGCTGCTCGCCGCCCTCTGCGGCCACCTGGGCGCCGAGATGGCGCGGGGACCGGGCTCTAACAG GTCTGACTGGTTTCTCTATGACTGCCGCCTCCTCAGACATGTGGCTCTCGGCCTCTTCTGTTGTGGGGCCTCCGTCTACTTGGCAG CACTGTCCATCTACGCCCTGCTGCTCTTCGAGATCGAGACAGGTGCAGCAGCCGCCTCCATCCTTGGCGTGGGTGCTCTAGCCCTGGTGGCAGCGCTGACCCACACTCTGCTCCAGGCTGCCCGGACCACCCGCCGGGGCCTCCATGAACTGTCCCCACCACACTTTGAAGATGACCCTGTCCGCCCCGCTGAAGTCTCCAAGGCCGGCCCCAGGGCTCAGCCCCAGCAGGGTATTCATCCCTGGACTCTCTACTCATCCTTCCCTAAACTGGGGGACTCCCTCAGACCCATGGTCACTGACACAGCACCTGCAGTCATGGGAGGAGGCCGGGAGAGCTGCCTGCCTGCTCCTCGCATGCACCGGACACTGTCTGCCAGTGAGGGGCGCTGGGGAGAGGTCACACATGAGATGCGCAGCATCCTGGGCCATAGGCCAGGGGGTTCAGGGAAGGACTCCACCTTGGTGTGA
- the TMEM221 gene encoding transmembrane protein 221 isoform X2 produces the protein MARSYGGRVLAAMVLLGIPAAVLAALGAQLLFQLQAGRAELRGPRIDGLGPELGAGPRLPEDAAGALLPLAAALSALALVLGLTCLLLAALCGHLGAEMARGPGSNRSDWFLYDCRLLRHVALGLFCCGASVYLAALSIYALLLFEIETGAAAASILGVGALALVAALTHTLLQAARTTRRGLHELSPPHFEDDPVRPAEVSKAGPRAQPQQDEETEAREGQ, from the exons ATGGCCAGGTCGTACGGCGGCCGGGTGCTGGCCGCGATGGTCTTGTTGGGCATCCCCGCGGCGGTGCTGGCGGCGCTGGGCGCGCAGCTGCTGTTCCAGCTGCAGGCGGGCCGCGCGGAGCTTCGAGGACCGCGAATCGACGGGCTGGGCCCGGAGCTGGGCGCCGGCCCCCGGCTGCCGGAGGACGCGGCCGGGGCGCTGCTGCCGCTGGCAGCCGCACTCTCCGCGCTTGCCCTGGTGCTGGGCCTCACCTGCCTGCTGCTCGCCGCCCTCTGCGGCCACCTGGGCGCCGAGATGGCGCGGGGACCGGGCTCTAACAG GTCTGACTGGTTTCTCTATGACTGCCGCCTCCTCAGACATGTGGCTCTCGGCCTCTTCTGTTGTGGGGCCTCCGTCTACTTGGCAG CACTGTCCATCTACGCCCTGCTGCTCTTCGAGATCGAGACAGGTGCAGCAGCCGCCTCCATCCTTGGCGTGGGTGCTCTAGCCCTGGTGGCAGCGCTGACCCACACTCTGCTCCAGGCTGCCCGGACCACCCGCCGGGGCCTCCATGAACTGTCCCCACCACACTTTGAAGATGACCCTGTCCGCCCCGCTGAAGTCTCCAAGGCCGGCCCCAGGGCTCAGCCCCAGCAGG atgaggaaaccgaggccagAGAGGGGCAGTGA
- the NXNL1 gene encoding nucleoredoxin-like protein 1 encodes MASLFSGRVLIRNNSDQDELDTEAELSRRLENRLVLLFFGAGSCPECQAFAPILRDFFVRLTDEFYVLRAAQVALVYVSQDPTEEQQDLFLRDMPKKWLFLPFEDDLRRDLGRQFSVERLPAVVVLKPSGDVLTLDAADEIRRLGPACFANWQEAAEVLDRNFLQPEDLDDPAPRSLTEPLRRCKYRVDPAARGARGQGRAGGSGQEGEAEGEAAGLF; translated from the exons ATGGCCTCCCTTTTCTCCGGCCGCGTCCTGATCCGAAACAACAGTGACCAGGATGAGCTGGACACAGAGGCTGAGCTCAGCCGTCGACTGGAAAACCGGCTGGTGCTGCTGTTCTTTGGTGCTGGGTCTTGCCCGGAGTGCCAGGCCTTTGCACCCATCCTCCGGGACTTCTTCGTGCGGCTCACAGATGAGTTCTACGTGCTGCGGGCAGCCCAGGTGGCCCTGGTGTACGTGTCCCAGGACCCGACGGAGGAGCAGCAAGACCTGTTCCTCAGGGACATGCCCAAGAAGTGGCTCTTCTTGCCCTTCGAGGATGACCTGAGGAG GGACCTTGGGCGCCAGTTCTCCGTGGAGCGCCTGCCAGCTGTCGTGGTGCTGAAACCCAGCGGGGATGTGCTGACGCTCGACGCGGCCGACGAGATCCGGCGCCTGGGCCCTGCCTGCTTCGCCAACTGGCAGGAGGCGGCTGAGGTGCTGGACCGCAACTTTCTGCAGCCCGAGGACCTGGACGACCCCGCGCCGCGGAGCCTTACTGAGCCCCTGCGCCGCTGCAAGTACCGCGTAGACCCGGCTGCGCGGGGCGCACGAGGCCAGGGAAGAGCGGGCGGCTCCGGACAGGAGGGCGAGGCCGAGGGCGAGGCCGCGGGACTGTTCTGA